From a single Helicoverpa armigera isolate CAAS_96S chromosome 7, ASM3070526v1, whole genome shotgun sequence genomic region:
- the LOC110373080 gene encoding sorting nexin-12 yields the protein MMAEDTTADATRRLNVKKQTLDDAYAAPANFLEIDVVNPVTTMGVGKKRYTDYEVRMRTNLPVFKVKESSVRRRYSDFEWLRNELERDSKIVVPPLPGKALKRQLPFRGDDGIFEEEFIEDRRKGLEVFINKIAGHPLAQNERCLHMFLQEPNIDKSYVPGKIRNT from the exons ATGATGGCTGAAGATACGACAGCCGACGCGACGAGGCGACTGAATGTGAAGAAGCAGACCCTGGACGATGCCTACGCGGCACCGGCTAACTTCCTAGAAATCGACGTCGTGAACCCTGTCACGACCATGGGAGTAGGGAAGAAACGTTACACGGATTACGAAGTTCGCATGAGG ACGAACCTGCCAGTGTTTAAAGTTAAAGAATCAAGCGTCAGACGGCGGTACAGCGATTTCGAATGGCTTAGAAACGAATTGGAGAGGGATAGTAAG attgTCGTACCACCACTACCAGGCAAGGCTCTCAAAAGACAGCTACCATTCCGCGGAGACGATGGAATTTTCGAAGAGGAATTTATTGAAGACCGTAGAAAAG GTCTAGAAGTATTCATCAACAAGATAGCTGGCCATCCACTGGCGCAAAACGAGCGGTGCCTTCACATGTTTCTGCAAGAGCCCAACATAGACAAGAGCTACGTGCCCGGGAAGATACGGAACACATAA
- the LOC110373074 gene encoding pre-mRNA-splicing factor Slu7, protein MATGARTAVSQILRNKDDVGEEEDEPKKKSREDWRKAKELEEARKAGTAPAAVDETGKDINPHIPQYISSAPWYYGTAGPTLKHQRPQEDREAHFTKLDTYYHKGVDTTKVATKYRKGACENCGAMTHKKKDCLDRPRKIGARFTNAGIAADEFAQPNLNLSYDGKRDRWNGYDPLQHKAIIEEYQKVEDAKRELRAKKLEQDPTATEDDDNAEEDEDKYVDEVDMPGTKVDSKQRITVRNLRIREDTAKYLRNLDPNSAYYDPKTRSMRDNPNPVAVESDYQGENFVRFSGDTAVHAAAQLFAWEAQARGLDVHLLAEPTKLQLLQRQYHDKKDHFKTQVKQSILEKYGGEEHLAAPPKELLMAQTEVFTRYNRDGTLVQGPEKQLAKSKYEEDVLINNHTSVWGSYWRDGQWGYKCCHSFIKMSYCVGEAGKSVVLEVSEDKAAPSQEHTEKKENAEKEKSDKSSSSSESSSDSSSSESEQEIRSKTEKTSKKKKNKKKAKKKKKKELKKEKREEDKLKKALELEERSQKRAEYLLSVDERKRPYNSMFEVKAPTEDELEAYKMKKRREEDPMSQFL, encoded by the exons ATGGCGACGGGTGCACGCACCGCTGTGTCGCAAATATTGCGCAACAAAGATGATGTTGGCGAGGAGGAAGATGAACCAAAGAAGAAGTCCAGGGAAGACTGGAGGAAAGCTAAAGAGCTTGAAGAAGCTCGTAAAGCTGGTACAGCACCCGCTGCTGTTGACGAAACAG GCAAGGACATAAACCCTCACATTCCGCAGTATATTTCATCTGCACCATGGTACTACGGTACTGCTGGGCCTACCCTCAAGCATCAGAGGCCACAGGAGGATAGAGAGGCTCATTTTACTAAACTTGACACTTATTATCATAAGGGAGTTGATACT ACAAAAGTAGCAACAAAGTACAGAAAAGGAGCATGTGAGAATTGTGGAGCTATGACACACAAGAAGAAAGATTGCTTGGACAGGCCTAGAAAG ATAGGTGCAAGATTCACAAATGCTGGCATTGCAGCGGATGAGTTTGCACAGCCCAACTTAAACCTCAGTTATGATGGCAAGCGGGACAGGTGGAATGGTTACGATCCTCTCCAGCATAAGGCTATCATCGAGGAGTATCAGAAAGTTGAGGATGCTAAGAGAGAGCTTAGGGCTAAGAAATTAGAACAAG ATCCCACAGCCactgaggatgatgataatgctGAAGAAGATGAGGACAAATATGTAGATGAAGTTGATATGCCTGGTACTAAG GTAGACTCGAAGCAGCGCATCACAGTTCGTAACCTGCGTATCAGAGAGGACACTGCGAAGTACCTGCGGAACTTGGACCCTAACTCTGCCTACTACGATCCCAAGACTCGTTCTATGAGGGACAATCCTAATCCCGTGGCTGTAGA ATCGGACTACCAAGGCGAGAACTTCGTCCGGTTCAGCGGCGACACGGCGGTGCACGCGGCGGCGCAGCTGTTCGCGTGGGAGGCGCAGGCGCGCGGCCTGGACGTGCACCTGCTGGCCGAGCCCACCAagctgcagctgctgcagcgacAGTACCATGACAAGAAGGACCACTTCAAGACGCAG GTGAAACAATCAATCTTAGAGAAGTATGGAGGTGAGGAGCATTTGGCCGCACCGCCTAAAGAACTGCTGATGGCCCAAACTGAAGTATTCACACGGTACAACAGAGACGGAACATTAGTGCAGGGACCTGAGAAACAACTCGCTAA GAGTAAATACGAAGAAGATGTGCTGATAAACAACCACACGTCCGTCTGGGGGTCGTATTGGCGCGACGGACAGTGGGGGTACAAGTGTTGCCACTCTTTTATAAAG ATGTCATACTGTGTTGGTGAAGCAGGAAAGTCAGTAGTTCTGGAAGTTTCTGAAGACAAAGCGGCGCCATCGCAAGAACAcacagaaaagaaagaaaatg ctgAAAAAGAAAAGTCAGACaaatcatcgtcatcatcagaATCAAGTTCAGACAGCAGTTCGTCAGAATCGGAGCAGGAAATAAGATCTAAGACTGAAAAGACCagcaagaagaagaaaaataagaagaaagccaaaaagaagaagaagaaggaacTCAAGAAAGAAAAGCGTGAGGAAGATAAGCtgaaaaag GCTTTGGAACTGGAGGAACGGTCACAGAAGCGCGCTGAATACCTCCTGTCAGTGGACGAGAGGAAACGCCCATACAACAGCATGTTCGAAGTGAAGGCGCCCACGGAAGACGAACTCGAAGCGTATAAGATGAAGAAGAGGCGGGAAGAAGACCCTATGAGCCAGTTTCTAtga
- the LOC110372833 gene encoding kinesin-like protein KIF20B encodes MLEQRYSDNEVSRRDIPSFIEPRPPLIQNPFMRPRPQKGTNLLELFEEDSELEEPELVQVYLRLKPCKIPNSLYEIRSDKCLVTSLDTATAGHGRRTQHNVSKMYTFSKIFGAECNQKEIFESVVKDNLRKLPDGQNFTLLTYGASGSGKTYTLMGTVGAPGLVPRSLEYVFRLVDAAQQPAFRPAESGAEKLSHHEQDYELQWVKRLRHVSAPLRDKYRRMSVQLHSDLTASSLDLSNRIRHYVWVSFVEIYNEAVYDLLAPPEKRTKLRIREDTSGNVYVKGATQAFVRSGEEAYDVMVAGKHNLVVAATGVHAHSSRSHCIFTITMLTEAGDGTVRTSYVRLCDLAGCERARATRNTGARMLESRAINSSLHVLERCLHMLRRKQRMRNDAMVPYRESKLTRLLGTGLSGTRGEAVSMVVTLNPSPEYAHETKHVLSLAAVAQDIQINNTMLLSTLESSTQDTTVNCSSEVMKLRSDNERLHFELVQAQARNRELLATMEEHQQESANTMREVVEEAKDLTKQYYEAQLEALRSEMEDMVEEYESRLAKIPVLEEKLTAERLARARAEEEVEHLRTCIEERDEKAFKDKTPSREDVMSLSDSEHESDGETNDPLNESLEPLFKKDLNRSVSIVVHSDNRDNASVHTIDNIDEENDSDIEKSHETLKNDRSRNSSYATGEDDDDDLNVSVKKIDEVKDSVADVTETFDESVKTETNVTYDNEVTDKCDESLKNNSNTTYNSELTYDRYANDPKTDSRDADDEMQSKNESIKSTKHEVRGTYFVSESKISENGGFSEVSKEKLISSFRGTYFVKSPVIKAPQNVDRNEKEAATDKFKVPIVVDQSYVDTKVKEPEIKTISKEKENVNTANTIELPINKITRGKSNIDMKAPVKSEPVATMMRAKTNLNMKSSEKVAETLVGKIIRSFKTNHGSDASLRQFEQLEIASKEDDDDKQNQSVFGNIKILKEKRTYFDNVLENNNKPKDDCKDEIPVVKEKRTYFDNISANVDVCNKHVNKLQKNDDDRSPSIVKEVVNDDFEPSTIRKLLGESFTKPDVISSIHKTKITKKHDSVDIFDGFDSPIAPKAKEKVDNVEMARQSIEKLVLDQLSVKKGKNAEPRLSIREIIEPEDNEVQINIKKEIKLEPMSSVEETNDNIRGFKKDAKLEPASSTDEPNQTVNDQTRSDNTIDEFENIYKNISAPRATEFDLLVSQEANESTEKHDKDDVKYNLRKKKQSHHSKNGDEKINKEVEEVILAESHAKCESKARKRPLRLRRKKNQDDDSDDKLKDIVNLQSEFSDVTMGVPAPKKDVKDIPSPEKALDENLPPSFGIQSCPSKMGTRNRRKLFTPRAEPLEESLTQTGNSDERIYVPRPSYHRPRARRKL; translated from the exons ATGTTGGAACAAAGATATTCGGACAACGAAGTGTCCAGGAGGGACATACCTTCGTTCATTGAGCCTCGGCCTCCGTTAATACAAAATCCGTTCATGCGGCCGAGACCACAGAAGGGAACTAATTTGTTGGAGTTATTTGAGGAAGATTCAGAGCTTGAGGAGCCGGAGTTAGTGCAGGTGTACTTGAGGCTGAAGCCGTGTAAAATTCCTAACAGCTTATACGAGATTCGTTCGGACAAGTGCCTGGTGACTTCCTTGGACACGGCGACTGCAGGCCACGGGCGCCGCACCCAACACAATGTCTCCAAAATGTATACGTTCTCCAAGATATTCGGCGCAGAGTGCAATcagaaa GAAATATTCGAATCAGTGGTCAAAGACAATCTTCGCAAACTCCCAGATGGGCAGAACTTTACGCTCCTTACTTACGGTGCATCTGGCTCCGGTAAGACATATACCCTCATGGGTACAGTAGGAGCTCCCGGCCTGGTGCCGCGCTCCTTGGAGTATGTGTTCAGACTGGTGGATGCAGCTCAGCAGCCTGCGTTCAGACCCGCTGAGAGTGGCGCTGAGAAACTCAGTCATCATGAACAGGATTATGAGTTGCAG TGGGTGAAAAGATTACGCCACGTCTCGGCGCCACTCCGCGACAAGTACCGGCGCATGAGTGTGCAGCTACACAGTGACCTGACTGCCAGCTCCTTAGATCTGTCCAACAGGATCCGACACTATGTTTGG GTATCTTTTGTGGAGATCTATAATGAAGCTGTATATGACTTGTTGGCTCCTCCCGAGAAGAGAACCAAGCTAAGAATCAGAGAGGACACATCAGGAAATGTTTATGTGAAG GGTGCAACACAAGCCTTCGTCCGTTCAGGCGAAGAAGCATACGACGTGATGGTGGCCGGCAAACATAACTTGGTAGTCGCCGCGACCGGTGTACATGCGCATTCCTCACGATCCCACTGCATATTTACTATTACTATGTTAACTGAAGCTG GCGACGGCACAGTCCGCACATCGTACGTGCGTCTATGCGACCTCGCCGGGTGTGAACGAGCTCGCGCGACCCGCAACACGGGCGCGAGGATGTTAGAGTCTCGTGCTATCAACTCGTCGCTGCATGTGCTAGAGAGGTGCCTGCATATGCTGCGCCGCAAGCAACGTATGAGGAACGATGCCATGGTGCCTTACAG GGAATCCAAGCTAACCCGGCTGCTAGGCACGGGTCTGTCGGGCACCCGCGGGGAGGCGGTGAGCATGGTGGTGACGCTCAACCCCTCGCCCGAGTACGCGCACGAGACCAAACACGTGCTCAGTCTGGCCGCCGTCGCGCAGGATATAC AGATAAACAACACGATGCTTCTATCGACTTTAGAGAGTAGCACACAAGACACTACAGTGAATTGCAGCTCTGAAGTTATGAAGCTAAGGTCCGATAATGAGCGACTACACTTTGAACTTGTgca AGCGCAAGCCCGCAACAGGGAGCTCCTGGCCACTATGGAGGAACATCAGCAAGAGTCCGCCAACACCATGCGGGAAGTGGTGGAGGAAGCTAAGGATCTCACCAAACAGTACTATGAGGCACAACTTGAGGCGCTACGCAGTGAG ATGGAAGATATGGTTGAAGAATACGAAAGCAGGCTGGCCAAAATACCAGTATTGGAG GAGAAATTAACAGCTGAACGTCTGGCGAGAGCGAGAGCTGAGGAAGAAGTAGAACATTTACGTACTTGTATTGAAGAAAGAGACG AAAAAGCATTCAAAGACAAGACACCATCGCGCGAAGACGTGATGTCACTATCAGACAGCGAGCATGAATCTGATGGTGAAACCAACGACCCGCTCAACGAGAGCTTAGAACCTCTTTTCAAAAAGGACCTCAACAGATCTGTGTCCATAGTTGTACACAGTGACAACCGTGACAATGCTAGCGTACATACTATAGACAATATTGACGAAGAAAATGACAGTGATATAGAGAAATCACATGAAACACTAAAGAATGATCGTTCTAGGAATTCTTCTTACGCTACTggtgaagatgatgatgatgatttaaatgTGTCTGTTAAGAAAATTGATGAAGTAAAAGACAGTGTTGCTGATGTCACTGAAACTTTTGACGAGAGTGTCAAAACTGAGACAAATGTGACTTATGATAATGAAGTAACAGATAAGTGCGATGaaagtttgaaaaataatagtaacacaACATACAATAGTGAATTAACTTACGATAGATACGCCAATGACCCAAAAACTGATTCAAGAGATGCAGATGACGAAATGCAATCTAAAAATGAATCTATAAAAAGCACAAAACATGAAGTTCGAGGAACTTATTTTGTTAGCGAAAGTAAAATCAGCGAAAATGGCGGTTTCAGCGAAGTTTCTAAAGAAAAACTAATAAGTTCGTTTAGAGGAACTTACTTCGTCAAGTCACCTGTTATAAAGGCACCGCAAAATGTTGATAGGAATGAAAAAGAAGCTGCAACTGACAAATTCAAAGTACCAATAGTTGTAGATCAGTCTTATGTTGATACAAAAGTAAAAGAAccagaaataaaaactatcagtaaagaaaaagaaaatgttaacaCAGCTAATACTATAGAActgcctataaataaaataacgagaGGCAAATCAAATATTGATATGAAAGCTCCCGTAAAATCAGAACCTGTAGCCACCATGATGAGAGCGAAAACTAATCTCAATATGAAATCGTCAGAAAAAGTGGCAGAAACTCTTGTAGGAAAAATTATCCGATCTTTCAAGACCAACCACGGAAGTGACGCATCTTTGAGACAGTTTGAACAATTAGAAATAGCTTCgaaagaagatgatgatgacaaacaAAATCAATCGGTATTCggtaatattaaaattctgaaagaaaaaagaacatattttgataatgtGTTAGAGAACAATAATAAGCCTAAAGACGATTGTAAAGATGAAATTCCCGTAGTAAAAGAAAAGCGcacatattttgataatatcagCGCAAACGTTGACGTTTGTaacaaacatgtaaataaattgcaaaaaaacgaTGACGACAGGTCGCCATCAATTGTCAAAGAAGTCGTTAATGACGATTTTGAACCTAGcactataagaaaacttttagGTGAGAGTTTTACTAAGCCCGACGTAATATCGTCCAtacacaaaactaaaataactaagAAACATGATTCTGTTGACATATTCGATGGATTCGATTCTCCTATTGCTccaaaagcaaaagaaaaagtTGACAATGTTGAAATGGCTAGACAATCTATTGAAAAACTTGTTTTAGACCAGCTTTCAGTTAAGAAAGGTAAAAATGCCGAGCCAAGACTATCTATAAGAGAAATCATTGAACCTGAAGATAATGaagtacaaattaatattaagaaggaaattaaattagaaCCAATGTCATCAGTTGAAGAAACTAATGACAATATTCGAGGATTTAAGAAAGACGCTAAGTTAGAACCTGCTTCATCTACTGATGAACCGAATCAAACAGTGAATGATCAAACTAGAAGTGACAATACAATTGACGAAttcgaaaatatttacaaaaacatatctGCTCCTAGAGCCACAGAATTTGATTTACTTGTATCACAAGAAGCAAATGAAAGTACGGAAAAACATGACAAGGATGACGTTAAATACAATTtgagaaaaaagaaacaatCACACCATTCTAAAAATGGTGACGAGAAAATTAATAAGGAGGTTGAAGAAGTTATTTTAGCTGAAAGTCACGCGAAGTGTGAAAGCAAGGCTAGGAAACGTCCTCTAAGATTAAGACGAAAGAAAAATCAGGATGATGATTCGGACGATAAACTTAAGGACATCGTGAACTTACAATCTGAGTTCTCTGATGTGACAATGGGCGTCCCTGCTCCCAAGAAAGATGTCAAAGACATACCCTCGCCTGAAAAAGCGTTGGATGAAAATCTGCCCCCTTCGTTCGGGATACAGAGTTGCCCTTCTAAAAT GGGCACCAGAAATCGTAGAAAGTTATTCACACCTCGCGCGGAACCTTTGGAGGAGTCCTTAACTCAAACTGGCAATAGTGATGAACGCATCTACGTGCCAAGACCGTCTTACCACCGCCCCAGAGCCCGCCGTAAATTGTAG